One Candidatus Omnitrophota bacterium genomic region harbors:
- the holA gene encoding DNA polymerase III subunit delta — MTSNFLIIGNDEYIRQSELDKIKNKFLALSESELNYSSHGPDDVDGIMDSLGTMPFLAEKRVVHIKKAEDLAEDFIETLSSYLENPTESSVLILTAEASFKKTKGYHKLSKLLEEVRADKPKPVKLKGWIRSFYSKEGIDISPRAVDLIIELKGDDTQSIKMELEKLAAFSGGERIEALHVEELVGRSVTETVFKIGDAINAGNSGRVFKVLNDLYDQKKQPPEIIGYLGWYIRVVQKISLLLGKGIGFDGIAGELGYSPAYTRRLTSQAKKYPSSQIKRWVKLLLEADRNIKTGRTEAKLALETLLVGLLKTTES; from the coding sequence ATGACCAGTAATTTCCTTATAATTGGTAACGACGAATATATCAGGCAGAGCGAACTGGATAAGATCAAGAATAAGTTCCTCGCTCTTTCCGAATCCGAACTGAATTATTCCTCTCACGGCCCGGATGATGTTGACGGGATCATGGATTCGCTGGGCACGATGCCTTTTCTTGCCGAAAAACGGGTGGTTCACATCAAAAAAGCGGAAGACCTGGCAGAGGACTTCATTGAGACCCTCTCTTCTTATCTTGAGAACCCCACTGAATCGAGCGTTCTTATCCTTACCGCAGAAGCCTCTTTCAAAAAGACCAAAGGGTACCATAAATTATCCAAGCTCCTTGAAGAAGTAAGGGCGGATAAACCCAAACCTGTAAAATTAAAAGGATGGATAAGGTCTTTTTACAGTAAAGAGGGGATAGACATATCGCCCAGAGCGGTAGACCTTATTATAGAACTCAAAGGGGACGACACCCAGTCGATAAAGATGGAGCTTGAGAAACTGGCCGCTTTTTCCGGCGGGGAAAGGATAGAAGCTCTTCATGTAGAGGAGCTGGTCGGAAGAAGCGTAACAGAGACCGTTTTCAAGATAGGTGATGCCATTAATGCGGGTAATTCCGGAAGGGTTTTCAAGGTCCTCAATGATCTTTACGACCAGAAAAAACAGCCTCCCGAGATTATAGGTTACCTTGGATGGTATATCAGGGTGGTCCAGAAGATAAGTCTATTGCTGGGTAAAGGAATAGGTTTCGATGGGATAGCAGGAGAGCTTGGGTACTCGCCGGCTTATACCAGGAGACTTACTTCCCAGGCTAAAAAGTATCCAAGTTCCCAGATAAAACGCTGGGTAAAGTTGCTTCTTGAAGCGGACAGGAATATTAAAACAGGTCGCACGGAAGCCAAACTCGCGCTGGAAACTCTTCTGGTTGGCCTGCTGAAAACAACTGAAAGTTAA
- the bamD gene encoding outer membrane protein assembly factor BamD, which translates to MLKRYILLIGVIAAITVFSVQTAQAFWVWTPKSKTMVNPKWAAKDTPREQFDWAMHFYKNSDFKRAAEEFIKLTESFPDSDLAPDAQYYAGRSYEELGKYYFAFKQYQKTIDDYPYTKRMEEILGREYNIANIFQTEETPKLMELELSESMGRAVEIYKKIVENAPFGMYADKSLYKMAECYRRMMKYNEAIEAYEKIIKDYPESSFVSEAKYQLAYTRYEASLAPEYDQESTEEALKEFKRIKKTTPVPAIAQEAEKVLDELRSKKANSIMKIAEFYERRGKYRSAVIYYQDVTGKFPGTKVANEAQARIERLQKRIKN; encoded by the coding sequence ATGCTTAAAAGATATATTCTATTAATAGGCGTAATAGCCGCTATAACCGTTTTTTCGGTTCAAACCGCTCAGGCCTTCTGGGTATGGACCCCCAAGAGCAAGACCATGGTAAATCCCAAGTGGGCAGCCAAAGATACCCCCCGCGAGCAGTTCGACTGGGCGATGCATTTCTACAAGAACAGCGACTTCAAGCGTGCCGCCGAAGAGTTCATAAAGTTGACCGAGAGTTTCCCGGATTCGGACCTGGCCCCGGACGCGCAGTATTATGCCGGAAGGAGTTACGAGGAGCTGGGTAAATACTATTTCGCTTTCAAGCAGTACCAGAAGACCATCGATGATTATCCCTACACCAAGCGCATGGAAGAGATACTGGGCAGGGAATACAATATCGCAAATATCTTCCAGACCGAAGAGACGCCTAAACTGATGGAGCTTGAACTATCCGAATCCATGGGAAGGGCCGTCGAGATATACAAGAAGATAGTCGAGAACGCCCCTTTCGGGATGTACGCGGATAAATCCCTGTATAAAATGGCCGAGTGCTACAGGAGAATGATGAAGTACAATGAGGCCATCGAAGCTTACGAGAAGATCATCAAGGATTACCCCGAGAGCAGTTTTGTCTCCGAAGCCAAATACCAGCTGGCCTATACCAGGTACGAGGCTTCGCTCGCCCCGGAATACGACCAGGAAAGCACCGAGGAAGCCCTCAAGGAGTTCAAGAGGATAAAGAAGACTACACCCGTTCCCGCCATAGCGCAGGAAGCCGAAAAGGTGCTTGATGAGCTAAGGAGCAAGAAGGCCAACAGCATCATGAAAATAGCCGAATTCTACGAAAGAAGAGGAAAATATAGAAGCGCTGTGATATACTACCAGGATGTAACGGGAAAATTCCCCGGAACCAAGGTCGCCAATGAAGCCCAGGCGCGGATAGAGAGGCTTCAGAAAAGGATAAAGAATTGA